From the genome of Lepidochelys kempii isolate rLepKem1 chromosome 17, rLepKem1.hap2, whole genome shotgun sequence, one region includes:
- the LOC140899549 gene encoding claudin-4-like has product MASMGLQVLGMALSVIGWLGTILCCGLPMWRVTAFIGNNIVVAQIIWEGLWMNCVVQSTGQMQCKVYDSMLALPQDLQAARALVVIAIVLAVLGLLLAIIGGKCTNCVEDASAKAKVMIVSGIIFIIAGIMILIPVSWSANNIIRDFYNPMVTEAQKRELGASLYIGWAASALLLIGGALLCCSCPPRNEKPYSAKYTAARSVPASNYV; this is encoded by the coding sequence ATGGCCTCTATGGGGCTTCAGGTGCTGGGCATGGCCCTCTCTGTCATTGGCTGGCTGGGCACCATCCTGTGCTGTGGGCTGCCCATGTGGAGGGTGACGGCCTTCATCGGGAACAACATTGTGGTGGCTCAGATCATCTGGGAGGGGCTGTGGATGAACTGCGTGGTGCAGAGCACGGGCCAGATGCAGTGTAAGGTCTACGACTCCATGCTGGCGTTGCCCCAGGACCTGCAGGCGGCTCGTGCCCTGGTGGTGATCGCCATCGTGCTGGCCGTGCTGGGCCTCCTCCTGGCCATCATTGGAGGGAAATGCACCAACTGTGTGGAGGATGCTTCTGCGAAAGCCAAGGTCATGATCGTCTCTGGAATCATCTTCATCATCGCTGGCATCATGATCCTCATCCCCGTCTCCTGGTCAGCCAACAACATCATCCGGGATTTCTACAACCCCATGGTCACTGAGGCGCAGAAGAGAGAGCTGGGGGCCTCCCTGTACATTGGCTGGGCTGCATCCGCTCTCCTGCTCATCGGGGGGGCCCTGCTTTGCTGCAGCTGCCCCCCCCGGAATGAGAAACCCTACTCTGCCAAGTACACTGCTGCTCGGTCGGTGCCGGCCAGCAACTACGTATAG